From the Candidatus Pantoea soli genome, one window contains:
- a CDS encoding YgdI/YgdR family lipoprotein: MKKVILIPLAALVAMSALTGCTRTSYAIHTNDGRTIVSDGKPQEAETGLLGYVDANGVKQQINKADVKEVSEIPH; encoded by the coding sequence ATGAAGAAGGTTATTTTAATTCCACTGGCAGCACTGGTTGCCATGAGTGCCTTAACCGGTTGCACCCGTACCAGCTATGCCATTCACACGAATGACGGCCGTACGATTGTCAGCGATGGTAAACCACAGGAAGCGGAGACCGGCCTGCTGGGCTATGTGGATGCTAACGGCGTCAAACAGCAGATCAACAAAGCTGATGTCAAAG
- a CDS encoding YgdI/YgdR family lipoprotein encodes MKKMTLAAVLLSSLFAVTGCSSNQAIKTTDGRTIVTDGKPQVDSDTGLVSYKDAQTGKTEQINRDQITNMSELNN; translated from the coding sequence ATGAAGAAGATGACTCTCGCCGCCGTATTGCTTAGCTCACTTTTTGCCGTTACCGGCTGTTCCTCCAACCAGGCGATCAAAACCACTGACGGCCGCACGATTGTGACCGATGGTAAACCGCAGGTTGATAGCGACACCGGTCTGGTTTCATACAAAGACGCGCAGACCGGTAAAACTGAGCAAATTAACCGCGACCAGATCACTAATATGAGTGAGCTAAATAACTGA